One genomic window of Anaplasma centrale str. Israel includes the following:
- a CDS encoding dihydroneopterin aldolase, with translation MVFQLSIEGLSVYMQIGVHGWEKAVKQKVLVDVNLSYLAKPGAIICYSSLKKLVIAAASEAHGHELLEDVAKDLVGCIVKDYPVVSECTVKLSKPTASCMQGGGTSVAVFWKAGSLSAPL, from the coding sequence GTGGTCTTCCAGTTGAGCATAGAGGGACTATCGGTTTATATGCAAATAGGGGTCCATGGCTGGGAAAAGGCGGTGAAGCAGAAGGTTTTGGTTGATGTGAACCTATCGTACCTGGCAAAACCCGGTGCAATAATATGTTATTCATCGTTGAAAAAGCTAGTAATAGCAGCGGCCTCGGAGGCACATGGGCATGAGCTTCTGGAAGATGTAGCAAAAGATCTTGTTGGTTGTATAGTGAAGGACTACCCCGTTGTAAGCGAGTGTACGGTAAAACTATCTAAGCCGACCGCTTCGTGCATGCAAGGTGGAGGAACTTCTGTTGCGGTTTTCTGGAAAGCAGGAAGCCTGTCCGCGCCGCTGTAA
- a CDS encoding DUF721 domain-containing protein, with amino-acid sequence MYLLTKRRGCRNIRSAVESFVLQKCEAWRLSRTEIRIMLNWRDIVGARIAELARPDKVVFSKDNSGILYLSVTHGGHAMFIQYAIPGIIEKISVYFGFKAISSIKIRQ; translated from the coding sequence ATGTACCTTCTCACGAAGAGGCGTGGATGCAGAAATATAAGATCTGCGGTCGAGAGTTTTGTTCTACAAAAGTGCGAAGCGTGGCGGCTGAGCAGAACGGAAATCCGAATCATGCTCAACTGGAGAGATATAGTTGGGGCGCGAATCGCAGAGCTCGCACGGCCCGACAAGGTGGTTTTTTCTAAGGATAACTCCGGGATATTGTACTTGAGTGTTACTCACGGGGGGCACGCGATGTTCATTCAATACGCAATACCCGGCATTATTGAGAAAATTTCCGTGTATTTTGGGTTTAAAGCTATATCATCAATCAAAATTCGGCAATAG
- a CDS encoding RDD family protein: MQRLQKVFSWISDKLLFPFGRATAPKDGELCYVSGARRCIGTMIDLVIVVFMLQLVHAVFFLALPKSEAAFRAIEKHKMGGSLTKDERILRNKYIYKAVALQVIQLVLVFIYNVYMWINFAGTTGKLLVGLRVIDENTLETMSFGQATKRFFSTALSGIPLGLGIVWSNFDARKRAWHDMIAKTVVVTNKSLKRCKELRTEGPASSGNKL, from the coding sequence ATGCAGCGTTTACAGAAGGTGTTTTCATGGATTTCAGACAAGCTACTCTTTCCTTTCGGGCGGGCTACAGCACCTAAAGACGGCGAGTTATGCTATGTTTCAGGTGCAAGGCGGTGCATAGGTACCATGATAGATCTGGTCATCGTGGTTTTCATGCTACAGTTGGTGCACGCGGTGTTTTTTCTCGCCCTTCCAAAAAGTGAGGCTGCCTTCAGAGCAATAGAAAAGCACAAAATGGGTGGTTCCTTGACCAAAGATGAGAGAATTCTGAGAAATAAGTACATATATAAGGCAGTTGCGTTGCAGGTCATACAATTAGTGCTTGTATTTATATATAACGTATACATGTGGATAAATTTTGCGGGCACTACTGGCAAGTTACTGGTAGGACTTAGAGTAATAGATGAAAATACATTAGAGACCATGAGTTTTGGTCAAGCGACGAAGAGGTTTTTCAGCACTGCACTGTCTGGCATACCATTAGGGCTAGGGATTGTGTGGTCAAATTTTGACGCACGCAAGAGAGCATGGCACGATATGATTGCCAAGACCGTGGTCGTGACTAATAAGAGTCTCAAGCGCTGCAAGGAACTACGGACAGAGGGGCCAGCGAGCTCTGGGAACAAGCTCTAG
- the tsaD gene encoding tRNA (adenosine(37)-N6)-threonylcarbamoyltransferase complex transferase subunit TsaD, translated as MVSGCTVLGIETSCDETAVAVLNGHRKVLSHEVLSQREHSLFGGVVPEIAARAHCDFLHILVSRAMDSAGLGFSDLSAIAVTSGPGLVGSLIVGVMLAKAISYVAGKPIIAVNHLEAHALVARMVRDDLEFPFLVLIISGGHCQFLIAHDVGKYTKLGESIDDSLGETFDKVARMLGLGYPGGPEVESCALKGDAHRFPFPRALKGRPGCDFSFSGLKTAVRYTIAKEGSRLDDQALCDVCASFQQCVSEILVSRVANALAASKALDNSISKIVISGGVAANNFLRSSIHKCANELGFDAIFPPKELCTDNGIMVGWAGIENLRKGNLSSLELVPRARWPLCP; from the coding sequence ATGGTCAGTGGGTGCACGGTTCTGGGGATAGAAACCAGTTGTGATGAAACTGCAGTTGCAGTCCTAAATGGGCATAGGAAGGTATTATCTCATGAGGTACTATCACAGAGGGAGCACTCCCTTTTTGGAGGTGTGGTGCCGGAGATAGCCGCTAGGGCCCATTGTGACTTTTTACACATCTTGGTTTCCAGGGCTATGGACAGTGCAGGGCTGGGGTTTAGTGACCTGAGCGCGATTGCAGTGACATCAGGTCCTGGATTAGTAGGGTCACTGATAGTCGGGGTCATGCTGGCTAAGGCAATTTCCTACGTGGCGGGCAAGCCCATTATTGCTGTAAATCACCTTGAAGCCCATGCGCTGGTGGCACGTATGGTGCGTGATGACCTTGAATTCCCATTTCTGGTGCTAATCATATCTGGGGGGCACTGCCAATTCTTGATCGCACATGATGTCGGTAAATATACCAAGCTTGGGGAGTCTATTGATGACTCACTTGGGGAGACCTTTGATAAAGTGGCAAGGATGCTTGGTCTGGGATATCCAGGTGGGCCTGAGGTAGAAAGTTGTGCTCTCAAGGGGGATGCGCACAGATTTCCATTTCCCAGGGCTCTGAAAGGCAGACCCGGGTGTGATTTTTCGTTTTCAGGTCTTAAGACTGCAGTGCGCTATACTATTGCTAAGGAAGGTAGTCGTTTGGATGATCAGGCTTTATGCGATGTCTGTGCATCGTTCCAGCAGTGTGTTAGTGAGATTCTAGTTAGTAGGGTTGCTAATGCCTTGGCAGCATCCAAGGCTCTCGATAATAGCATTAGTAAAATAGTTATAAGCGGGGGCGTGGCAGCAAATAATTTTCTGCGTAGTAGCATACATAAGTGTGCTAATGAACTGGGATTTGATGCAATATTCCCTCCTAAAGAACTGTGTACAGACAATGGTATTATGGTCGGATGGGCTGGGATTGAAAATCTTCGTAAAGGTAACCTCTCATCCCTAGAGCTTGTTCCCAGAGCTCGCTGGCCCCTCTGTCCGTAG
- a CDS encoding TAXI family TRAP transporter solute-binding subunit gives MLRVIIAGFITVCSCSFLLFGRPAFSESQRDFVLIGSGSMTNVYYSIGGGVCKFVVLGHGKANKPGQLICSTSTTAGSVYNLNSMRRGTMDIGVAQSDIGYHAYTGDDIYSGIPPMDSLRLLASMHKEYFTIVVRKDSNIKSIDDIKGKRINVGAPGTGVRTAVISLLKTKGWTIKDFLVASDLKASEQVQALCDGKIDVITDFVGHPNAGMQEASATCDAVALSLDDALIAELVEKYPYYAAGVIPGNTYKSNPQDVKTISVRASIYATTALSDEIAYAVVKSVASNIDRFRELSGALRKLTLKDLVTSGSAVPLHNGAARFYEEIGMLH, from the coding sequence ATGCTCCGAGTGATAATTGCCGGGTTTATTACGGTCTGTAGTTGCTCATTTTTGCTGTTTGGCAGGCCGGCGTTTTCTGAGTCTCAGAGGGACTTTGTGCTGATTGGGTCAGGGTCTATGACCAACGTATATTATTCCATAGGCGGTGGGGTGTGTAAGTTTGTTGTGCTTGGTCATGGCAAGGCTAACAAGCCTGGGCAGCTGATCTGCTCTACTTCTACAACTGCCGGCAGTGTTTACAACTTGAACTCAATGCGTAGAGGCACCATGGACATTGGTGTAGCCCAGTCTGATATAGGATACCATGCATACACGGGTGACGATATATATTCAGGCATTCCTCCTATGGATAGCCTGAGGTTGCTCGCCTCTATGCATAAGGAGTATTTTACTATAGTCGTCAGGAAGGATTCCAATATTAAGTCCATAGATGACATAAAAGGCAAGAGAATAAATGTGGGTGCTCCGGGTACTGGGGTTAGGACTGCGGTTATCAGTCTACTGAAAACCAAAGGGTGGACGATAAAAGATTTTTTAGTGGCTTCTGACCTCAAGGCTTCAGAGCAGGTTCAGGCACTGTGCGATGGGAAAATAGACGTCATCACAGATTTTGTAGGGCATCCAAATGCCGGCATGCAAGAGGCCTCTGCTACCTGTGACGCTGTGGCGCTTTCCTTGGATGATGCCCTGATAGCAGAGCTTGTTGAGAAATATCCGTACTACGCCGCTGGTGTGATACCCGGAAACACATATAAAAGTAATCCGCAAGACGTTAAGACGATATCAGTGCGGGCTTCTATATATGCTACAACTGCGCTATCAGATGAGATAGCATATGCGGTAGTGAAGTCAGTCGCATCTAATATCGATAGATTTCGTGAGCTTAGCGGTGCTCTGCGGAAACTCACACTTAAGGATCTGGTGACTAGCGGTAGCGCGGTCCCGCTACACAACGGTGCAGCGCGCTTCTACGAGGAAATCGGAATGTTGCATTAG
- the rsmA gene encoding 16S rRNA (adenine(1518)-N(6)/adenine(1519)-N(6))-dimethyltransferase RsmA encodes MYILKHKAYKSLGQNFILDPAIAEEIVSYAGSIEGYNIIEVGPGFGTMTEIILRSKVASLLAIEKDCRLSPTHESLMKQHPHYRYIEHDVLDINLEELIAAPSKMIANLPYNISVILLLRMLKYIHNFERLTLMFQKEVAERLVAKPGTKSYSILSVLVQLLCDVEKVKDLQPHVFSPPPKVCSSVVNITPLGNLRFPVDYSYMLKMLKKAFGCKRKTVRNALGLPHQEFDALLAECKIPPSVRAENLSVEQLCAVSNFLQSRQYQFSTR; translated from the coding sequence ATGTACATCCTTAAGCATAAAGCGTACAAATCGCTCGGACAAAACTTCATTTTAGATCCTGCTATAGCGGAAGAGATAGTCTCCTACGCGGGAAGCATAGAAGGATATAACATAATAGAGGTTGGCCCCGGATTTGGGACCATGACTGAGATAATTTTAAGGAGCAAAGTCGCAAGCCTACTGGCAATTGAAAAAGACTGCAGGCTGTCGCCCACGCACGAAAGCCTGATGAAGCAGCATCCGCACTATAGGTACATAGAACATGACGTTTTGGACATAAACTTGGAGGAGTTAATTGCAGCGCCAAGCAAGATGATAGCCAACTTGCCGTATAACATATCTGTGATTCTACTCCTCAGGATGTTAAAATACATACACAATTTTGAGAGGCTAACCCTAATGTTTCAAAAGGAAGTGGCGGAGAGATTGGTGGCCAAACCCGGCACTAAGAGTTACTCAATACTATCCGTGCTAGTGCAACTGTTGTGTGACGTAGAGAAAGTAAAAGACCTGCAACCGCACGTATTCTCCCCTCCCCCAAAGGTCTGCTCATCTGTAGTCAACATCACACCCCTAGGCAATTTAAGATTTCCGGTAGACTACTCATACATGCTCAAGATGCTAAAAAAAGCATTTGGCTGCAAGAGAAAGACTGTGCGCAACGCGCTGGGACTGCCGCACCAAGAATTCGATGCATTGCTTGCAGAGTGTAAGATACCGCCATCCGTGAGGGCGGAAAACCTCTCTGTGGAGCAACTTTGTGCAGTATCAAACTTCCTGCAGTCACGGCAATATCAGTTCTCTACGAGGTAA
- a CDS encoding triosephosphate isomerase, translating to MSFLVVANWKMNGSVALVRDFLSAIDASFAPDLLSKHSLELVICPPFTVMSAFNSGCPSVKLGAQNCFSGASKGATGEISAKMLRECGCDYVILGHSDRRSAFGEGNSDIRLKAESAIGEGITPIICVGETLQERHSGMSGDVLVEQCDECCPKYGEFIIAYEPVWAIGGSTIPDLGIIKESFDIIASHSSVRTVLYGGSVNQDNIRALKSQVGSLSGVLVGSAGTRVEAFCGIISSVLEL from the coding sequence ATGTCCTTTCTTGTTGTAGCTAACTGGAAGATGAATGGGAGCGTCGCCTTGGTGCGGGATTTTCTCTCCGCGATTGATGCCAGCTTTGCACCAGACCTGCTCAGCAAGCACTCTCTTGAGTTGGTTATATGCCCTCCGTTTACTGTGATGTCGGCATTCAATTCTGGATGTCCGTCGGTAAAGCTTGGCGCACAGAACTGCTTTTCTGGGGCTAGTAAGGGTGCTACGGGTGAGATAAGCGCTAAAATGTTAAGGGAATGTGGCTGTGACTACGTCATTCTTGGGCATTCTGATAGGCGAAGTGCATTTGGTGAAGGAAATTCAGACATTAGGTTAAAGGCTGAATCCGCCATAGGGGAGGGGATTACACCTATAATCTGTGTGGGTGAAACACTTCAGGAGAGGCACAGTGGTATGTCTGGCGATGTGCTGGTGGAACAATGCGACGAGTGCTGCCCAAAATATGGAGAGTTTATTATTGCGTATGAGCCGGTTTGGGCCATAGGCGGTTCAACCATTCCCGATTTAGGGATAATAAAAGAATCTTTCGATATAATCGCGTCTCATAGTTCTGTACGTACCGTGCTTTACGGTGGCTCCGTGAACCAAGATAATATACGTGCTCTAAAGTCGCAAGTTGGCAGCCTATCTGGGGTGTTGGTTGGAAGCGCAGGAACGAGAGTCGAGGCGTTTTGCGGAATTATAAGCAGTGTGTTGGAATTGTAG